In Actinoplanes sp. NBC_00393, a single genomic region encodes these proteins:
- a CDS encoding DNA recombination protein RmuC — MTFSTLAVILVCLLAGAALGWLVARARAATDIARLEATLAAARDGEQRLEQSLRALSYEATAQSQEAVARAVGPLHETLRRYEERVAQLEHDRIDAYAELREQVRAMGVVSGELRTETKQLVAALRAPQVRGRWGEHQLRRIVEAAGLLEHCDFAEQVTASTDQQGVRPDLVVRLHGGRSVVVDAKAPLEGYLSAMEARSEPERDACLDQHARHLRAHVDSLSGKRYWTAFESTPDFVVLFVPADPFLDVALQRDPTLMEYAFRRNVVLATPATLIAMLRTVAYSWRQETLTRNAAAVHGLARELYGRLSTLGDHVDKLGTSLAGAVTAYNRAVGSLESRVLVSARKLAEMGVADDELPPPVQIELTPRQPQAPELS, encoded by the coding sequence GTGACGTTCTCGACACTGGCTGTGATTCTCGTCTGCCTGCTCGCCGGCGCCGCCCTGGGCTGGCTGGTTGCCCGCGCCCGCGCCGCCACCGACATCGCCCGGCTGGAGGCGACGCTGGCCGCCGCGCGCGACGGCGAGCAGCGCCTGGAGCAGTCGCTACGCGCTCTGTCCTATGAGGCCACGGCCCAGTCCCAGGAGGCGGTCGCCCGGGCAGTGGGCCCGCTGCACGAAACCCTGCGACGGTACGAGGAACGCGTCGCCCAACTCGAGCACGACCGGATCGACGCGTACGCGGAGCTGCGCGAACAGGTCCGGGCCATGGGGGTGGTCTCGGGCGAGTTGCGTACCGAGACGAAGCAGCTGGTGGCGGCGCTGCGGGCGCCGCAGGTGCGCGGCCGGTGGGGTGAGCACCAGTTGCGGCGCATCGTGGAGGCGGCCGGGCTGCTGGAGCACTGTGACTTCGCGGAGCAGGTGACCGCGTCCACCGATCAGCAGGGGGTGCGGCCCGACCTGGTGGTGCGGCTGCACGGCGGGCGCAGTGTGGTGGTCGACGCCAAGGCGCCGCTGGAGGGGTACCTGTCGGCGATGGAGGCCCGCTCCGAGCCGGAGCGCGACGCCTGCCTGGACCAGCACGCCCGGCATCTGCGGGCGCATGTGGACTCGCTGTCCGGGAAGCGGTATTGGACGGCGTTCGAGTCGACCCCGGATTTCGTGGTGCTGTTCGTGCCGGCCGACCCGTTCCTGGACGTCGCGTTGCAGCGGGACCCGACGCTGATGGAGTACGCGTTCCGCCGCAATGTGGTGCTCGCCACCCCGGCGACGCTGATCGCGATGCTGCGCACGGTCGCCTACTCGTGGCGGCAGGAGACGCTGACCCGCAACGCGGCCGCTGTGCACGGGCTGGCCCGGGAGCTGTACGGGCGGTTGTCCACCCTCGGTGACCACGTCGACAAGCTGGGGACGTCGCTGGCCGGGGCGGTCACCGCGTACAACCGGGCGGTCGGGTCGCTGGAGTCGCGGGTGCTGGTGAGCGCCCGCAAGCTGGCCGAGATGGGCGTCGCGGACGACGAGCTGCCGCCGCCCGTACAGATCGAGTTGACGCCTCGCCAGCCGCAGGCGCCGGAGCTCAGCTAG
- a CDS encoding 4-hydroxy-3-methylbut-2-enyl diphosphate reductase, producing the protein MAGKRPGERGTYHGRVTEARKRVLLAKPRGYCAGVDRAVQTVEEALKLYGAPVYVRKQIVHNKHVVSTLEARGAIFVEENYEVPEGATVVFSAHGVAPEVHEQARERNLKAIDATCPLVTKVHHEAKRFAAEDYDILLIGHEGHEEVIGTSGEAPAHIQLVDGPDDVDNVVVRDPAKVVWLSQTTLSVDETMETVARLKTRLPLLQSPPSDDICYATSNRQHVIKEIAPDCDVVIVVGSTNSSNSVRLVEVALGAGARAGHLVDFASEIQDEWLAGATTVGVSSGASVPDELVMEVLAHLAERGFGEVTEYTTAEERLTFSLPQELRRDMKAAAAAKAS; encoded by the coding sequence ATCGCAGGAAAGCGGCCGGGCGAGCGAGGCACGTACCATGGCCGGGTGACTGAAGCTCGTAAGCGGGTGTTGCTCGCCAAGCCGCGTGGCTACTGCGCCGGTGTCGACCGCGCTGTGCAGACCGTCGAGGAGGCGCTGAAGCTCTACGGCGCCCCCGTCTACGTGCGCAAGCAGATCGTGCACAACAAGCACGTGGTGAGCACGCTGGAGGCCCGCGGGGCGATCTTCGTGGAGGAGAACTACGAGGTGCCCGAGGGCGCGACCGTGGTCTTCTCCGCGCACGGCGTGGCCCCCGAGGTGCACGAGCAGGCCCGCGAGCGCAACCTCAAGGCGATCGACGCCACCTGCCCGCTGGTCACCAAGGTGCACCACGAGGCCAAGCGGTTCGCCGCCGAGGACTACGACATCCTGCTCATCGGCCATGAGGGCCACGAGGAGGTGATCGGCACCTCCGGTGAGGCGCCCGCGCACATCCAGCTCGTCGACGGGCCCGACGACGTGGACAACGTCGTCGTCCGCGACCCGGCGAAGGTCGTCTGGCTCTCCCAGACCACGCTGTCGGTCGACGAGACGATGGAGACGGTTGCCCGGCTCAAGACCCGGCTGCCGCTGCTGCAGTCCCCGCCGAGCGACGACATCTGCTACGCCACGTCCAACCGGCAGCACGTGATCAAGGAGATCGCGCCGGACTGCGACGTGGTGATCGTGGTCGGCTCGACCAACTCGTCGAACTCGGTGCGTCTCGTCGAGGTCGCCCTCGGCGCCGGCGCGCGAGCCGGCCACCTGGTCGACTTCGCCTCCGAGATCCAGGACGAGTGGCTGGCCGGCGCCACCACGGTCGGTGTCTCCTCCGGCGCGAGCGTCCCGGACGAGCTGGTCATGGAGGTGCTGGCGCACCTCGCCGAGCGTGGCTTCGGCGAGGTCACCGAGTACACGACGGCCGAGGAGCGCCTGACCTTCTCGCTGCCGCAGGAGCTGCGCAGGGACATGAAGGCCGCGGCCGCCGCGAAAGCTAGCTGA
- the xseA gene encoding exodeoxyribonuclease VII large subunit — MTEPDPQKSAAKSTAEEPWPVRVVSQKVGAWIAKLGWVWVDGQVAQISRRPGSGVVFLTLRDPSADLSLTVTAHRDVLDAGAPELAEGARVTLHAKPEFYPGRGTLSLRADEIRQVGLGELLARLEKLKRLLGAEGLFARERKRRLPFLPGRIGLITGRASAAERDVLMNTRRRWPAVEFRVINVPVQGPTAVPQIIDALKVLDNDDTVDVIVIARGGGSVEDLLPFSDEALCRAVFGARTPVVSAIGHETDAPLLDYVADLRASTPTDAAKRIVPDLADELRLMEHARSRLDRAVLGMIDRERQRIEAWRSRPVLARPEALLDQRGTEVTALRDRAGRSLEHRLRRADDDLRHTVARLRALSPAATLERGYAIVQRADGHVVRAADEVAAGDLLRIRLADGELQAAVQESE, encoded by the coding sequence GTGACTGAGCCCGATCCGCAGAAGAGCGCGGCCAAGAGCACCGCCGAGGAGCCATGGCCGGTGCGCGTGGTCAGCCAGAAGGTCGGCGCCTGGATCGCGAAGCTCGGCTGGGTGTGGGTGGACGGGCAGGTCGCCCAGATCAGCCGGCGGCCCGGCTCCGGGGTGGTCTTCCTGACCCTGCGCGACCCGTCCGCCGACCTCAGCCTGACCGTCACCGCGCACCGTGACGTGCTCGACGCCGGTGCCCCCGAGCTGGCCGAGGGCGCCCGGGTCACGCTGCACGCCAAGCCGGAGTTCTATCCGGGCCGGGGCACGCTCAGCCTGCGCGCCGACGAGATCCGCCAGGTCGGGCTCGGTGAGCTGCTGGCCCGGCTGGAGAAACTGAAACGTCTGCTGGGCGCGGAGGGCCTGTTCGCCCGGGAGCGCAAGCGGCGGCTGCCGTTCCTGCCCGGCCGGATCGGGCTGATCACCGGCCGGGCCAGTGCCGCCGAGCGGGACGTGCTGATGAACACCCGGCGCCGCTGGCCGGCCGTCGAGTTCCGGGTCATCAACGTGCCGGTGCAGGGTCCGACCGCGGTGCCGCAGATCATCGACGCGCTCAAGGTGCTGGACAACGACGACACCGTCGACGTGATCGTGATCGCCCGCGGCGGCGGCAGCGTGGAGGATCTGCTGCCGTTCTCCGACGAGGCGCTGTGCCGGGCCGTGTTCGGGGCGCGGACCCCGGTGGTCAGCGCGATCGGCCACGAGACCGACGCGCCGCTGCTCGACTACGTCGCTGACCTGCGCGCCTCCACCCCGACCGACGCCGCCAAGCGGATCGTGCCCGACCTGGCCGACGAGTTGCGGCTGATGGAGCACGCCCGGTCCCGGCTGGACCGGGCGGTGCTCGGCATGATCGACCGGGAGCGGCAGCGGATCGAGGCGTGGCGGTCCCGGCCGGTGCTGGCCCGCCCCGAGGCGCTGCTCGACCAGCGCGGCACCGAGGTGACCGCGCTGCGTGACCGGGCCGGGCGCAGCCTCGAGCACCGGCTCCGCCGGGCCGACGACGACCTGCGGCACACCGTGGCCCGGCTGCGCGCGCTGTCACCGGCGGCGACCCTGGAGCGCGGCTACGCCATCGTGCAGCGCGCCGACGGCCACGTGGTCCGCGCCGCGGACGAGGTGGCGGCCGGCGACCTCCTTCGGATCCGGCTCGCGGACGGCGAGCTGCAGGCAGCGGTACAGGAGAGCGAATGA
- a CDS encoding exodeoxyribonuclease VII small subunit, with product MTDENLSYEQARTELATVVERLEQGGGSLEESLALWERGEKLADICQRWLEGARERIEAARAARADQ from the coding sequence ATGACCGACGAGAACTTGAGCTACGAGCAGGCCCGCACCGAGCTGGCCACCGTGGTCGAGCGGCTGGAGCAGGGCGGCGGCAGCCTGGAGGAGTCGCTCGCCCTGTGGGAGCGCGGCGAGAAACTGGCCGACATCTGCCAGCGCTGGCTGGAGGGCGCCCGCGAGCGCATCGAGGCGGCCCGCGCCGCCCGAGCCGACCAATAG
- a CDS encoding DUF4245 domain-containing protein, with protein MFRSRSWGTRAGTAASSRHCGAGRSSDPGIRGRAKSRFSDMVNNGSVEPASPQQPQPADTPAPAGTAAPADAPLGSAAPAGAAPDSVAPAGVAAPAAGDAAAAGGATSAGAGPGQAAAQPRLAAREGRRPRDMFYSLAVLLIPIALVLTFYRVLFDGDKPISVDPAPAIQQAAQEFTVAEPTGLGDDWHITSAHTRHEDGGVTLRLGFVDPDDDPILLVQSTVPAATLVPAEVGAEGKRIGAFRTTERTWMRYSGRPGETALIFTEQNRTVIIVGKTDQENLDTLAAALS; from the coding sequence ATGTTTCGGTCGAGATCCTGGGGGACTCGGGCGGGCACGGCGGCCTCCTCGCGACATTGCGGGGCTGGTAGGTCCTCCGATCCTGGCATTAGAGGCCGCGCCAAGTCTCGGTTCAGCGACATGGTTAACAATGGGTCGGTGGAACCCGCATCGCCCCAGCAGCCCCAGCCCGCCGACACACCGGCCCCGGCGGGCACAGCAGCCCCGGCCGACGCACCCCTCGGCAGCGCGGCCCCGGCTGGTGCGGCCCCGGACAGCGTGGCACCGGCTGGGGTGGCGGCACCGGCCGCCGGTGACGCGGCAGCCGCCGGTGGGGCGACGTCCGCCGGGGCAGGGCCCGGCCAGGCTGCGGCTCAGCCGCGGCTTGCGGCTCGGGAAGGGCGCCGGCCGCGCGACATGTTCTACTCGCTGGCGGTGCTGCTCATTCCGATCGCGCTGGTTCTGACCTTCTACCGGGTCCTCTTCGACGGCGACAAGCCGATCTCCGTCGACCCGGCCCCGGCGATCCAGCAGGCGGCACAGGAGTTCACCGTCGCCGAGCCGACCGGCTTAGGCGACGATTGGCACATCACATCGGCCCACACCCGCCACGAGGACGGTGGGGTGACGCTGCGCCTCGGGTTCGTCGACCCGGACGACGACCCGATCCTGCTGGTGCAGAGCACAGTGCCGGCCGCCACCCTGGTCCCGGCCGAGGTCGGCGCCGAGGGCAAGCGCATCGGCGCCTTCCGCACCACCGAACGGACGTGGATGCGCTACTCCGGCCGCCCCGGCGAGACCGCCCTGATCTTCACCGAGCAGAACCGAACCGTGATCATCGTCGGCAAGACCGACCAGGAGAACCTGGACACCCTGGCCGCAGCGCTGTCCTGA
- the glpX gene encoding class II fructose-bisphosphatase, with protein MPGSEDLPAPQCREEAAVPARVPQDLDRNIALDLVRVTEAAAMAAGRWVGRGDKNGGDGAAVDAMRKLINSIQMRGVVVIGEGEKDEAPMLFNGERVGDGTGPEVDVAVDPIDGTTLMSKGMPGSIAVLAVAERGAMFDPSAVFYMDKIAVGPDCADVVDINAGVKENLRRIAKAKRSSVSDVTVCILDRPRHSQLVDEVRQAGANIKFISDGDIAGAISAARLESDVDVLMGIGGTPEGITAACALKCLGGMIQAKLWPRDDAEREKAIAGGHDLDRVLTTDDLVTGDNCFFVATGVTSGDLLKGVRYRSGGAHTQSIVMRSKSGTIRVIDSYHRLEKLALYSAVDFDGHLPTVPLS; from the coding sequence ATGCCAGGATCGGAGGACCTACCAGCCCCGCAATGTCGCGAGGAGGCCGCCGTGCCCGCCCGAGTCCCCCAGGATCTCGACCGAAACATCGCCCTCGACCTCGTCCGCGTGACCGAAGCCGCCGCGATGGCGGCCGGCCGCTGGGTCGGCCGCGGTGACAAGAACGGCGGTGACGGCGCCGCCGTCGACGCCATGCGCAAGCTCATCAACTCGATCCAGATGCGCGGCGTCGTGGTGATCGGTGAGGGTGAGAAGGACGAGGCGCCGATGCTCTTCAACGGGGAGCGGGTCGGCGACGGCACCGGGCCGGAGGTGGACGTCGCGGTCGACCCGATCGACGGCACCACGCTGATGAGCAAGGGGATGCCGGGTTCGATCGCGGTTCTCGCGGTGGCCGAGCGGGGTGCGATGTTCGACCCGAGCGCGGTCTTCTACATGGACAAGATCGCGGTCGGCCCGGATTGCGCCGACGTCGTCGACATCAACGCCGGGGTGAAGGAGAACCTGCGCCGCATCGCGAAGGCGAAGCGCTCCAGCGTCTCCGACGTGACGGTGTGCATCCTGGACCGTCCTCGTCACTCGCAGCTGGTCGACGAGGTGCGGCAGGCCGGCGCCAACATCAAGTTCATCTCGGACGGTGACATCGCCGGCGCCATCTCGGCGGCGCGTCTGGAGTCCGACGTCGACGTGCTGATGGGCATCGGCGGCACCCCGGAGGGCATCACCGCGGCCTGCGCCCTGAAGTGTCTCGGCGGCATGATCCAGGCGAAGCTGTGGCCGCGCGACGACGCCGAGCGCGAGAAGGCCATCGCCGGCGGCCACGACCTGGACCGGGTGCTCACCACCGACGACCTGGTGACCGGCGACAACTGCTTCTTCGTCGCCACCGGTGTCACCTCGGGCGACCTGCTCAAGGGGGTCCGCTACCGCTCCGGTGGCGCGCACACCCAGTCGATCGTGATGCGGTCCAAGAGCGGCACGATCCGGGTGATCGACTCGTATCACCGGCTGGAGAAGCTGGCCCTCTACTCGGCCGTCGACTTCGACGGCCACCTGCCGACGGTCCCGCTCAGCTGA
- a CDS encoding rhomboid family intramembrane serine protease, protein MGYGWTAAREDEAAKFGTDAFYSSIGRAFVTMCAVIPVLFVIEAIDVGLGPGTLDVAGGIIPHRIEGLDGILFSPFLHSGWDHLYGNAVPLILLGTFVLAGGARRAIWSTFVIMMVTGIGVWFVGDPRSVVVGASGVIFGYLGLLFTRGLVERSWWNFGVAVFIGLLYWYQLYGILPTDPRVSWQGHLLGLIGGVIAAILFRRR, encoded by the coding sequence ATGGGGTACGGGTGGACGGCGGCACGCGAGGACGAAGCGGCGAAATTCGGGACTGACGCGTTCTACTCGTCGATCGGGCGCGCGTTCGTGACCATGTGCGCGGTGATCCCGGTCCTGTTCGTCATCGAGGCGATCGACGTGGGCCTGGGCCCCGGCACCCTCGACGTCGCCGGCGGCATCATCCCGCACCGCATCGAGGGGCTGGACGGGATCCTGTTCAGCCCGTTCCTGCACTCCGGCTGGGACCATCTGTACGGCAACGCCGTCCCGCTCATCCTGCTCGGCACCTTCGTGCTGGCCGGCGGCGCCCGGCGGGCCATCTGGTCCACCTTCGTGATCATGATGGTCACCGGGATCGGCGTCTGGTTCGTCGGCGACCCGCGCAGCGTCGTGGTCGGCGCCAGCGGCGTGATCTTCGGATACCTGGGCCTGCTGTTCACCCGCGGCCTGGTCGAGCGCAGCTGGTGGAACTTCGGGGTGGCCGTCTTCATCGGCCTGCTCTACTGGTACCAGCTGTACGGCATCCTCCCCACCGACCCGCGGGTCTCCTGGCAGGGCCACCTGCTCGGCCTGATCGGCGGCGTGATCGCCGCCATCCTGTTCCGCCGCCGCTGA
- a CDS encoding S1 family peptidase encodes MVRNAVSLVLAVAVTLACANLPARAAETDEPVREVVGGKVATAGKFPWVVRLSMGCGGTLTAPRVVLTAGHCVGATGPNKKITVTAGVSDLKSDRAITVKSVEVIRAEDFITETRGDDWAVVKLERPLDLPTIGLVEDGSDTGTFTVMGWGQTREGALRQQRRLHYADVPTIPDDKCAAAYRKAGVTLVRDESICAGRHGVDTCQGDSGGPMVRRSAAGRWEQVGIVSWGLGCARDGYFGVYTQISKFRPAIQEAIRKLS; translated from the coding sequence ATGGTCCGAAATGCCGTCTCGCTTGTTCTGGCCGTCGCCGTCACCCTGGCCTGCGCGAACCTGCCCGCCCGGGCCGCCGAAACTGACGAGCCGGTTCGCGAGGTGGTCGGCGGCAAAGTGGCGACGGCCGGCAAGTTCCCCTGGGTGGTGCGCCTCTCGATGGGCTGCGGCGGCACGTTGACCGCGCCCCGGGTGGTGCTGACGGCCGGGCACTGCGTCGGCGCCACCGGACCCAACAAGAAGATCACCGTCACCGCGGGAGTCTCCGACCTCAAATCCGACCGGGCCATCACCGTGAAGTCGGTCGAGGTGATCCGGGCCGAGGACTTCATCACCGAGACCCGCGGCGACGACTGGGCGGTGGTCAAACTCGAACGCCCGCTCGACCTGCCGACCATCGGCCTGGTCGAGGACGGCAGCGACACCGGCACGTTCACGGTGATGGGCTGGGGACAGACCCGCGAGGGCGCGCTGCGCCAGCAACGGCGACTGCACTACGCCGACGTGCCGACCATCCCGGACGACAAGTGCGCGGCGGCGTACCGCAAAGCCGGCGTGACCCTGGTCCGCGACGAGTCGATCTGCGCCGGCCGGCACGGCGTGGACACCTGCCAGGGCGACTCCGGCGGGCCGATGGTGCGCCGGTCCGCCGCCGGGCGCTGGGAACAGGTCGGCATCGTCAGCTGGGGGCTGGGCTGCGCCCGGGACGGCTACTTCGGCGTCTACACCCAGATCTCCAAGTTCCGCCCCGCCATCCAGGAGGCGATCCGCAAGCTCAGCTGA
- a CDS encoding transglycosylase SLT domain-containing protein has protein sequence MKRLWSRLGVRAASVSLLLAGLIGGVYVGQTQDFQEQSAETALVTQATADEFQLLKERQNHHAAARAHRSQAEAAAASKAATEAKAAAGKARTLEKKAIAEEKAAKEAEEAKEAEESGGPVPFTGDIPASCDEYSGSRKIGCALMLDRGFGLDQFPCLDKLWKKESGWNYKATNRSSGAYGIPQALPGTKMASAGDDWKTNPATQIKWGLGYIKGRYNTPCSAWNHSQNVGWY, from the coding sequence GTGAAGCGGCTCTGGAGCCGGCTCGGAGTTCGTGCGGCGTCCGTCAGTCTTCTCCTGGCCGGTCTCATCGGCGGTGTCTACGTCGGTCAGACCCAGGACTTCCAGGAGCAGAGCGCCGAGACGGCTCTCGTGACCCAGGCGACCGCGGACGAATTCCAGCTCCTCAAGGAACGCCAGAACCACCACGCCGCGGCGCGGGCGCACCGCAGCCAGGCGGAGGCGGCCGCCGCTTCCAAGGCGGCCACCGAGGCCAAGGCCGCCGCCGGCAAGGCGCGGACCCTGGAGAAGAAGGCGATCGCCGAGGAGAAGGCCGCCAAGGAGGCCGAAGAGGCCAAGGAGGCCGAGGAGAGCGGCGGGCCGGTGCCCTTCACCGGGGACATCCCGGCGTCCTGCGACGAGTACAGCGGAAGCCGGAAGATCGGCTGCGCCCTGATGCTCGACAGGGGCTTCGGACTCGACCAGTTCCCGTGCCTGGACAAGCTGTGGAAGAAGGAGAGTGGCTGGAACTACAAGGCCACGAACCGCAGCTCCGGGGCGTACGGAATCCCGCAGGCCCTGCCCGGCACCAAGATGGCCTCGGCCGGCGACGACTGGAAGACCAACCCGGCCACCCAGATCAAGTGGGGCCTCGGCTACATCAAGGGCCGCTACAACACCCCGTGCAGCGCCTGGAACCACTCGCAGAACGTCGGCTGGTACTGA
- a CDS encoding PhoH family protein, whose protein sequence is MTSRRTDAGVPSNPADAVSSSRATAGRRKPRDRHADAEPAPAGRVFVLDTSVLLSDPAAFRRFTDHEVVVPLVVISELEGKRHHPELGWFARQSLRMLDELRIKHGRLDQPVLCNDEGGTLRVELNHADQSALPHGFRNDSNDTRILSVALGLAAEGRDVTLVSKDMPLRVKAASVGLTADEYRHGQASDPTWTGMADLQLTEEQVGSLYSGDELEVEEAETLPCHTGLVIHSPRGSALARVNPDKTVKLVRGDRDAFGLRGRSAEQRVALDILLDESIGIVSLGGRAGTGKSALALCAGLEATMERNRHKKVVVFRPLYAVGGQELGYLPGSESEKMSPWAQAVFDTLGAVVHANVVEEVLARGMLEVLPLTHIRGRSLHDAFVIVDEAQSLERNVLLTVLSRIGQGSRVVLTHDVAQRDNLRVGRHDGVTAVIEALKGHPIFAHVTLTRSERSPIAEVVTDLLEEIPL, encoded by the coding sequence GTGACATCTCGCCGTACCGATGCCGGGGTCCCTTCGAACCCGGCCGACGCAGTCTCCAGCAGCCGAGCCACCGCGGGGCGCCGTAAGCCCCGAGACCGGCACGCTGACGCGGAACCCGCCCCGGCAGGGCGGGTTTTCGTTCTGGACACTTCGGTCCTGCTGTCCGACCCGGCGGCCTTCCGCCGGTTCACCGACCACGAGGTCGTCGTTCCGCTCGTGGTCATCTCCGAACTGGAGGGCAAACGTCACCACCCCGAGCTGGGCTGGTTCGCGCGGCAGTCGCTGCGCATGCTGGACGAGCTGCGCATCAAGCACGGCCGCCTCGACCAGCCGGTGCTCTGCAACGACGAGGGCGGCACGCTGCGGGTCGAGCTGAACCACGCCGACCAGAGCGCGCTGCCGCACGGCTTCCGCAACGACTCGAACGACACCCGCATCCTGTCGGTGGCGCTCGGGCTCGCCGCGGAGGGCCGCGACGTCACGCTGGTCAGCAAGGACATGCCGCTGCGGGTCAAGGCCGCCTCGGTGGGCCTGACCGCCGACGAGTACCGGCACGGCCAGGCCAGCGACCCCACCTGGACCGGCATGGCCGACCTGCAGCTCACCGAGGAGCAGGTCGGGTCCCTCTACTCCGGTGACGAACTGGAGGTGGAGGAGGCCGAGACGCTGCCCTGCCACACCGGTCTGGTGATCCACTCGCCGCGCGGCTCCGCGCTGGCCCGGGTCAACCCGGACAAGACCGTCAAGCTGGTGCGCGGCGACCGCGACGCGTTCGGCCTGCGTGGCCGTTCCGCCGAGCAGCGGGTGGCGCTGGACATCCTGCTCGACGAGTCGATCGGCATCGTGTCGCTGGGCGGCCGGGCCGGCACCGGCAAGTCCGCGCTGGCGCTCTGCGCCGGCCTGGAGGCGACGATGGAGCGCAACCGCCACAAGAAGGTCGTCGTCTTCCGCCCGCTCTACGCCGTCGGTGGCCAGGAGCTCGGCTACCTGCCCGGCAGCGAGTCGGAGAAGATGTCGCCCTGGGCGCAGGCGGTCTTCGACACCCTCGGCGCGGTGGTGCACGCCAACGTCGTCGAGGAGGTGCTGGCCCGCGGCATGCTCGAGGTCCTGCCGCTGACCCACATCCGCGGCCGCAGCCTGCACGACGCGTTCGTCATCGTCGACGAGGCGCAGTCGCTGGAGCGCAACGTGCTGCTCACCGTGCTCTCCCGGATCGGCCAGGGCTCGCGGGTGGTGCTCACCCACGACGTCGCGCAGCGTGACAATCTGCGGGTCGGCCGGCACGACGGGGTGACCGCGGTGATCGAGGCGCTGAAGGGGCATCCGATCTTCGCCCACGTCACGCTGACCCGTTCGGAGCGGTCCCCCATCGCCGAGGTGGTCACCGACCTGCTGGAGGAGATCCCCCTGTGA
- the otsB gene encoding trehalose-phosphatase, translating into MADTARPTHPLTTDEAWAFTAERASATTFFFDFDGVLSPVTDDPDASQPVPAVLGVLERLATAVARVAIVSARPVSFLRSRFETLEHVDLYGLYGLEVWHDGEVVTEPAALEFVPAMADLAERARAELPGEILVEFKRLSVALHYRVAPELAETVERWAHEQAEKLGLRIQRGRMVAELKPPVDQDKGMVITEGVRNAGCAWYFGDDMSDIKAFDALRAREAVDPSFFGMAVAVANPETGAEVSSAADLTLDSPDAVAAFLTEGLRRF; encoded by the coding sequence GTGGCAGACACCGCACGTCCGACGCATCCGCTGACCACCGACGAGGCGTGGGCGTTCACGGCTGAGCGCGCATCCGCGACCACCTTCTTCTTCGACTTCGACGGTGTCCTCTCGCCGGTCACCGACGACCCGGACGCCTCGCAGCCGGTGCCGGCCGTGCTCGGCGTGCTGGAGCGCCTGGCGACGGCGGTGGCCCGGGTGGCGATCGTCTCGGCCCGGCCGGTGAGCTTCCTGCGGTCGCGTTTCGAGACCCTGGAGCACGTGGATCTGTACGGGTTGTACGGCCTCGAGGTCTGGCACGACGGCGAGGTGGTCACCGAGCCGGCCGCGCTGGAGTTCGTGCCGGCGATGGCCGACCTGGCCGAGCGGGCCCGCGCCGAGCTGCCCGGCGAGATCCTGGTGGAGTTCAAGCGGCTCTCCGTGGCCCTGCACTACCGGGTCGCGCCGGAGCTGGCCGAGACGGTCGAGCGCTGGGCGCACGAGCAGGCCGAGAAACTGGGGCTGCGGATCCAGCGGGGCCGCATGGTGGCCGAGCTGAAGCCGCCGGTCGACCAGGACAAGGGCATGGTCATCACCGAGGGTGTCCGCAACGCCGGTTGCGCCTGGTATTTCGGGGATGACATGTCTGACATCAAGGCGTTCGACGCGCTGCGGGCGCGGGAGGCGGTCGACCCGTCGTTCTTCGGCATGGCCGTCGCGGTGGCCAACCCGGAGACCGGCGCCGAGGTGTCCAGCGCCGCCGACCTCACCCTCGACTCCCCCGACGCGGTCGCGGCTTTCCTCACCGAGGGCCTGCGCCGGTTCTAG